A window from Trichomycterus rosablanca isolate fTriRos1 chromosome 21, fTriRos1.hap1, whole genome shotgun sequence encodes these proteins:
- the sra1 gene encoding steroid receptor RNA activator 1, protein MSDFYIKPGNQERGWNDPPQFSYGLQANAGGPKRNVLNKRVPPPQLTAPNPESQLVPPPAVSSAPPSKPVPPPAAGFTPPPKSLISSARVSDSQSCSVKTQPEPSVPENEPNLDDVQKPLFWVLAACRQSVKKQVCDDVEKRLMIFEEMWTSGRLSLPVKCRMHGLSQELSNKNWDKADEIHRGLMVDYVNEVSQWMVGIKRLIAETRNLSPELLQTGATAQSEASGDPVQLEFSPVQCGLSSD, encoded by the exons ATGAGCgatttttatattaaaccag GAAATCAGGAGCGGGGATGGAACGACCCTCCACAGTTTTCTTACGGTTTGCAGGCAAACGCTGGTGGTCCGAAACGGAACGTTCTTAACAAGCGGGTTCCTCCGCCACAGCTCACAGCTCCAA ATCCTGAATCTCAGTTGGTTCCTCCTCCAGCTGTAAGTTCAGCTCCCCCTAGTAAACCGGTTCCTCCTCCAGCAGCTGGATTCACCCCACCTCCCAAGAGTCTCATCTCTTCAGCTCGAGTCTCAGACTCACAATCATGTTCTGTAAAAACCCAACCTGAGCCTTCGGTGCCGGAAAATGAACCAAACCTTGACGACGTTCAAAAACCTCTATTTTGGGTGCTGGCTGCATGTCGGCAATCTGTAAAG AAGCAGGTTTGCGATGATGTGGAGAAGCGGTTAATGATTTTTGAAGAGATGTGGACAAGTGGGAGACTCTCATTACCAGTCAAATGTAGAATGCATGGACTTTCCCAAG AGCTGAGTAACAAGAATTGGGACAAAGCAGATGAGATCCACCGAGGCCTGATGGTGGACTATGTGAACGAAGTGAGCCAGTGGATGGTAGGAATCAAGCGTCTTATTGCAGAGACTCGCAACCTGAGCCCGGAGCTGCTTCAGACAGGAGCGACGGCGCAAAGTGAAGCTTCTGGCGATCCAGTTCAATTAGAGTTCAGTCCAGTCCAGTGTGGACTTTCTTCTGATTGA
- the psat1 gene encoding phosphoserine aminotransferase, translating into MEAKKVFNFGAGPAKLPQSVLLQAQKELLDYNGLGISVLEMSHRTADFSQILNSTEALLRELLKIPENYKVLFLQGGGSGQFSAVPLNLIGLKEGRCADYIVTGAWSSKAAKEAEKYGNVNVVHPKLDKYTCIPDRSSWTLDPSASYVYYCCNETVHGVEFNFIPDTKDVILVSDMSSNFLSREVDVSKFGLIYAGAQKNVGCAGVTVVIVRQDLLGKALKECPIVFDYQVQAANNSLYNTPPCYSIYIMKLVLEWIKSSGGTEAMEKLSKQKSSLIYDLIDSSNGFYSCPLDVECRSRVNVPFHIGSEDCNEALEKLFLDGASKRGMISLKGHRSVGGIRASLYNAVTLEETRALAAYMNEFLKDHQPQ; encoded by the exons ATGGAAGCGAAAAAGGTTTTTAATTTCGGAGCAGGACCGGCTAAACTTCCACAGTCT GTTTTGCTTCAAGCGCAGAAAGAGCTGCTGGATTACAACGGACTCGGGATCAGCGTCCTCG AAATGAGCCACAGAACGGCCGATTTCTCCCAGATCTTGAACTCCACTGAAGCTCTTCTTCGTGAACTGCT GAAGATACCAGAAAACTACAAGGTTTTATTCCTTCAAGGTGGCGGATCAGGCCAGTTCAGCGCCGTTCCTCTCAATCTGATCGGCCTGAAAGAGGGCAGGTGTGCAGATTATATTGTGACTGGAGCTTGGTCTTCAAAGGCTGCTAAAGAGGCGGAGAAGTATGGCAACGTAAACGTGGTTCATCCCAAACTGGACAAATACACCT GTATCCCGGACAGGAGCAGCTGGACACTCGATCCTTCAGCATCCTACGTCTATTACTGCTGCAACGAAACCGTACACGGTGTCGAATTCAACTTCATTCCCGACACCAAAGATGTGATTCTGGTCAGCGATATGTCTTCAAACTTCCTGTCCCGAGAAGTGGACGTATCAAAG TTCGGGCTGATATATGCAGGTGCCCAAAAGAACGTCGGATGTGCGGGAGTCACCGTTGTGATCGTGAGGCAGGACCTGCTGGGAAAAGCTTTAAAAGAGTGTCCTATTGTGTTTGATTACCAAGTGCAGGCTGCAAATAATTCCCTCTACAACACACCACCCTGCTACAG CATCTATATCATGAAACTGGTTCTGGAATGGATTAAGAGCAGTGGAGGCACAGAGGCCATGGAAAAACTGAGCAAGCAGAAGTCTTCTTTGATTTACGACCTCATCGACAGCTCCAATGGCTTCTACTC ATGTCCCCTTGACGTAGAGTGCCGCAGTCGCGTGAACGTTCCATTTCACATTGGCAGTGAGGACTGCAACGAGGCCCTGGAAAAGCTGTTTCTGGACGGCGCTTCCAAACGTGGAATGATTTCGTTAAAAGGACACAG GTCTGTTGGTGGAATACGAGCTTCTCTGTATAACGCAGTAACTCTGGAGGAAACTCGAGCTCTCGCTGCTTATATGAACGAGTTTCTAAAAGACCATCAGCCACAATAA